Below is a window of Humulus lupulus chromosome 2, drHumLupu1.1, whole genome shotgun sequence DNA.
ctgacctgtaactactgagggtgaagcctcagcttctgcttgtgtcaatgcgaacactcgagctagggcccGGTTGTctgcttttctgggttcttcctttcttgccttagggcaatatttcttgaaatgtcccactgccccacataagaagcaggcctttgccctacactcccccaaatggagcctcttgcacctagggcattcaggataagtcttccaggcatcactgccaccctgacgacccattgaaataccacgtggtcgccGATCcagacctggagctgggaaggtatcaggaaccttccttttTCTGATCAccggggcctccacccctaccagaacccacaaatggaggacctgtccacCTTAATTCTCCTCTGGCTACATTGTCCCGCCAGATCTTGTTttttgcactctcagctgtgagtgccttctcaaccacctgtgcataggtagtaactcctttcacagtggtgatacgaacatcccgggctaatctaggttgtagcccctggagaaacctctcccttccggtcccatcagtgggcaccaactccatggaaaactttgccaatctatcaaacttcaaggcatactcagtcattgataaactcccctgaagtaatttGATAAACTCTTCAACCTTTGcaaccctgatggcatcattgtaatacttctcattaaacagaatctgaaacttttcccaactcagggcattgaagTTTCaggtctgggatataacctcccaccaaattcgggcatcctcccgaaacatgtatgtggcacaagccaccctctcattaccagacaccctcatgaagtcaatgatggtggtaatcatactcatccattgatCTGCCTTAGCAGcactgcactgccctcaaatactggaggttgctgtttcttgaacctttcataaaaaGGCTCTCATTTGCTTCCAACCTCAAGCAGTTGCTCAACTATTAGCAccgatacaggtggtgcctctggaaaAACCTTCCCTGGAGGAATTttttgttgtctcaggaggcggatttCTTCTTCATGCCTCAAAACTCTGGCTTGCAAGTCATTAAACAATTgttgccagttatcaggagctggttgtggaatctgattctggtcattctcttgaccctatctgttattctggccttgatcttcctggccaTCTGATGAATCTgcctgtcttggaatcattcttataacttatactgtgctgaaacaatcaatgcAGCCAGTTAAGCagttgttgactgtgtttttagccaacgacgtgagaacgtcacaAGCGATGAAcattcaagagaatttaaatgacacagacagtttaatcaagaaaagtaaataacacacaagatttttatagtggttcagccccgatagtcggtaatagcctaatccacttagagattttattactttatctacactcaagatcagatgaaccagtgtcaactgagtttcttcagtgtaaattttcaggaatacaaaaagggttctctctcaagaaaaatgcactttctctctctagaactcagaccaattctcaaattgccaaaagtccctttctgatcccaccaaccctctatttataagcttgggatcagaaactgatatccccctagaatcgagatattttattattcgtattatatttaaattactagaaatattcaaaatacaacagaatcctcaatttgagcGAAGAATGAGggattcccgcgtgtgccaagactGGTTCTTGTTAGAGCCGTtactgggaatcttgacttagtcctcctctatctggtcgatcCATATCTcttactgaccactcatgcaagtgctggtcggacacatgcatgctggacatatgcaagtgctggtaggacatacacttgttggtaggacaaacatttgctggtcggacatgtgcatggtggtaggacatgcactcctctcctctaacatggcactctcctctagcatgccatttctttatttggacaaccatgcacttgttggacataCGCATAAAGACCACActcttgggatctcctaggatgcactctccttagctctcctaggatcacACTCTTGGGGTCTCCTCAGACCACACCcctgggatctcctaggatgcactctccttagatctcctcggaccacacccttggggtctcctcgaaccacacccttgggatctcctaggatgcactctccttagctctcctcagaccaaggttcGACCTCACCTTGGCCTTTCATCGGACCAAGATCTGACCGGgcacttggactgctcctcggatgtacttggcttggacgtgacactctcaagcagtcaaactcttcatcagtctactgggtcactttatcacaactccgaggagtcaatgtatttattgactatttaatgtgtcttttacggaccatgtactgccatttttCACCTCTATTGTCACGTCATCcatctccatttttggggataacagcagtgataactaaacctcttgccgcctcacggtccaagatcaacagataatcacccatattccacagttatacagatatacaaatggatacatgttCATAGAATTTAGCATTTAATATGTATCAACtgataattcacaatgaacaatactaataagcatgttctagcaatatcagtactaataagcacgttcttgctgatgatgcagtagtcaagcCCCAGCCTTATCAATGTATTTCTtgtagacaggtaaagcatttatactttatttaagcagttaaatatataaccacataaatagttaccaaaccatgattcgagcttgtcttcagtggcaagtgcacatgcccagccagtctacaagaaccctaaaccttggcatgctctgataccaagttgtaacgccttggttactccaagaccgttactgtgaactttgaaccgtgcttaactcactaattgagtcatttggttataaacgtgcatctaggtgttattaataggctaaggtgaaaatctcgatcaaaaggaaaggatatattttatttaaaacataaaactgtacatgggcccataaaagcgcttacaagttatttacaatcgaAAATaatcattacagtgtaaaagttacaacccgctgacctaagcggcaaaattagggttaacctctagttcctctgagaaacaccttggccgtggtggtcaaacgaccgcatatgtacacatcaccacttaAGATTTCCACTCAAGGCTTgatgagtttttctttccctttacctgcaccacatagcacccgtgagccaaggcgcaacaagaaaacttattactgcatgtatacaatatcaaatgatgattatgataatcatactgagcTTATGGCccaaaacagataagtgaatatcacttcaagattctagtaaccatgctgaggcttgtagccctaatctaTTAATATTGagattataataatcatgttggggtgtgtagccctaatcagatggtatcgagattctaataatcatgctggggcgtgtagccctaatcagatgttgattgatgagtaagtcacaaacttaaaccagatgagtaactatggagtcacaaacttgaatcagatgagtgactgatgagtgagtcactaacttgggcttcgcacccttagccatgtgacgatgcagtcacctgggccttctggccctggctctaagtaattagccattagactagacaagcgcttttgtgttcatcgaacttaaggtcggtcaagcatttcatgcttatgacgataatgcttatgtcgattagatctaatctttttggcttgcgttaaacacgctaataccatttttgactcataagccaataccatacgaccattgctcagtactactgccgaacttgactaataagtcacaacttcattgTCAGTATTGACACCATTtctgattcctgactcataggtcagtgccattcacagataagcaagattgctaagcatttaatatgcaatcaatttccatattaaaacactcaacatgcctcattaataaccatgcatgtcacatatggggtgcagttttcttacctctggttcgagcgagaaataataatacaagaacgaccctcgagaacgatcgatcctttggattctttagcagtcacctagtcataacaagatataacttccatcaatgaaaatgagcaataaaaggttcttgacctaaacctcactcccgggacctcgaatcatacccaaacggttagtagattcgatctcgagccttaggaattgaaacctcaAGCCAAAAAACCTCAAAAGTACCCAAAATAAGAACCTAGAAAAACagggtagtgctgtagcgctgcccccctagcgccatagcgctacaagcagggtagctttccctggctagcgctgtagcgctagaaccaactgaaaaacaaaaggaaaacaaAGCAAGAACCAGAGTCTCaatggttaaaaacttacctcaagctcattatggaaccctcttcaatggtggaacacaaccctagaccatcaaggcTTAACTCcccagcttaattcctcaaatggagctaaaaaattcaaagagaaaaggtgGAGAAAAGATGAACgggagaagaaagaaagaaactcTGTTTTCTTAAGCCTTCTACAACTtcaatggtttatatctatccttaggtcaaaagaccaaaataccacCAAGtttaaataaaacccttaacagccaccaagggcaaaatcgtcatttctcctgtaatcctgttaatcataattaatgccctccaattcccgttattttcaatattctcaaataccaataaatcatattccATTATCCTTTTATTACTGGTAAtgcactaatcatcaaattaccctgagactcaccccgagccccgaaattaaccctgttatgaccaaaccgctaacttgtattAAAAGAtagtctcatgccgaaaagctcgaacaaatccacattataatgtagcaTTATCAATAATTCactaacatgcatgaaaatatacaattatggcatcaacgggccaaattaccaaaaagcCCTTAGAACGAATGTGGACCcacatacatgcatttatcatcttataataatataattcacataaacatgcacataatcatttaatggcataataaatcaattatagtCCTCTCGACCTACTGATCCAACTATTAAACCTCATTAAGCATTTTGGGGCATTGCACTATATATCTATTCTGCCTACATGTATAAGATTATTTATATACCTATACTTCATTTATTCTAACAGATAAGAAATCTGATGGGGAAAAATGGTTCTAAATTTTTGTGATATCCATAAGATCCTTACTCTAGCCAAGTAAGTTAGTATAAAATAAGTTGTTAAccaaaaaatttccaaaagttaaaATGAAATTTTGAAATAATTTAGTGACCAGTTAAGCCACTAATTACGTGGCATCGTATCTTGGTGTGCTTTAGTAGAACTCATAGACACCCACTAATCCATAATATGCCACTTTTCTTCTTCCAAGTGTGTGGCTAAGACAAAATTGTCCAAACGGTGTTTGTGTTAAGCCAACATAATTTCAGGAACCTTCACCGACTCTTCAAGTTTGATCAATGAACTATAAAAACTAGTAACACTGTTCTGGAATCTTCAAGAGCCATATAGAGAGTTTATCAGCTCAAGAAAAATGACAAAAGGAAGTACTGGAAGTCTCTTAGTTTGTACATATTTAAACAAGTCTTTCACACTCCCTCCCATCCCAACCAGTTTCAACAAGCCCACTTCTCAAACATTACATTACTACCAAAAAAAGGTAACATAGAAGGTTGAGTTTAAGAGAATATGTCTGCTGCCttatctctctccctctcactcccTCCAATATGCAAATCCCAGTACACTTCAAGGGATACCCATGTCCCAAAATTCACAAACAGAGAAGACCCATGTCCCAAAAACCCCTCAGAATTCAAACTCAGTAGAAGAAATTTGATAAACTATACTACTTTGGGCCTTACAGGAGCAGGGTTCTCAGTTTCTAGACCTGCAAAGGCCGCTGAGCCAGAGAGCCCTGCTTCATCAACTTCAAGTAGAATGTCCTACTCAAGATTCTTGGAGTACTTAGACGAAGGAGCTGTAAAGAAAGTAGACCTTTTCGAGAACGGTACTGTGGCTATTGCTGAGATCTACAGTCCTGCATTGGAGAAGATCCAGAGGGTTAAAATTCAGCTACCTGGATTGCCAAGAGAATTATTGACCAAACTGAAAGAGAAGAACGTTGACTTTGCAGCTCATCCAGTGGATGTCAGCATGTGGCCTGCTATACTCGACTTGTTAGGAAACTTAGCCTTTCCATTGATATTAATTGGAGCATTACTCTTAAGGAGTTCTGGAACAAACACTCCTGCTGGTGGCCCGAACTTACCATTTGGCCTCGGAAGGTATGTATTTTGACAAAGTTTCTTACAAACTTTCATGACATGGTTTCTGCAAAGTAAAAGTACTTAATCACTATTTATTTATACCAGGAGCAAAGCCAAATTTCAGATGGAACCAAATACTGGGGTGACATTTGATGATGTAGCTGGAGTTGACGAAGCAAAGCAAGATTTTCAAGAGATAGTAGAGTTCTTAAAGACGCCAGAAAAGTTTGCTGCTGTTGGGGCTAAGATTCCGAAAGGAGTTCTCTTAGTAGGCCCCCCTGGAACCGGGAAGACATTGCTTGCCAAGGCCATTGCAGGGGAGGCCGGTGTGCCTTTCTTCTCGCTTTCGGGATCGGAGTTCATCGAGATGTTTGTGGGAGTTGGGGCTTCGAGAGTGAGGGACCTGTTCAACAAGGCAAAAGCGAATTCGCCATGTTTGGTGTTCATTGATGAGATTGATGCTGTTGGAAGACAGAGAGGAACCGGCATTGGTGGTGGAAACGATGTGAGAGAGCAGACTTTGAATCAGTTGCTGACTGAAATGGATGGGTTTAGTGGAAATAGTGGAGTAATCGTCATTGCTGCGACTAATAGGCCTGAAATTCTCGACTCTGCTTTGCTAAGGCCCGGCAGGTTTGACAGACAGGTAACAATAACATAATGTTCGGTACATTGTTTAAAGATGAAAACTTCGgctgtttatgattatgactgaCATAAAATCTTGCAGGTGAGTGTAGGTTTACCGGATATCAAAGGAAGAGAAGACATTTTGAAAGTGCATAGCAACAACAAGAGGCTTGATAGAGATGTTTCTCTCAGCGTAATCGCCATGAGAACACCAGGATTCAGTGGAGCTGACTTGGCAAACCTGATGAACGAAGCCGCCATTCTTGCTGGTAGGAGGGGAAAAGACAAGATTACCATGAAAGAAATCGACGACTCGATTGATAGGATAGTGGCCGGAATGGAAGGAACAATAATGACCGATGGGAAGAACAAAACTATTGTGGCTTATCACGAAGTTGGTCACGCTGTGTGCGCGTAAGTTGAAGATTTATATAACCTTGTCTTATAAGAAATTATCCAAACTAGTTCTTCTAAATGTTTCTGGTTAATATAATTTCAGGACATTGACTCCTGGTCACGACCCAGTTCAGAAAGTAACTCTTATTCCCGAGGCCAAGCACGTGGTCTAACTTGGTTTATGCCAGGAGAAGATCCCACTCTGGTCTCTAAACAGCAACTGTTCGCTAGAATAGTCGGAGGCCTAGGAGGTCGAGCTGCAGAGGAAATCATCTTTGGAGAGCCCGAGATAACCACTGGTGCTGCTGGTGACTTACAACAGATCACCCAGATAGCTAGACAGGTgtgtatatatacacacacacgaTATCATATCATTTTAAGGAAAGAGCATGATCATTATAACAAAACTGTGTTCTTTTTGTTTGTGTAAACAGATGGTGACGATGTTTGGAATGTCGGAGATTGGGCCGTGGGCATTGACAGACCCAGCAGTGCAAAGCAGCGACGTGGTGCTGAGAATGCTGGCCAGAAACTCCATGTCTGAGAAGCTTGCGGAGGATATTGACTCCTCTGTGCGACGTATAATCGAAAGTGCTTACGAAGTTGCGAAAACCCACGTGAGGAATAACAGAGATGCAATTGACAAAATAGTTGACGTTCTACTAGAAAAGGAAACTCTTAGCGGAGATGAGTTCAGAGCGATTCTTTCTGAATTTACTCAAACTTCGATTAAGGTCAACGAAACCCCTGTCCGTCAAATGATTGAGGCTTAAGTATACAGTTGTGTACAGTTAGTTAGGCTTCGAGTATAGGCTATATAGCTTGTAAAACAGAGAGCCTTGCATGGCTAGGCTACATGCATAAATATATGTAAAGCATGATACGAGTGTGGATAAATTTGAATCCTACATCTGATTTTTTTAGTTAAACAACTAGAAAACGACAATAGTTAATAATATCAGAACACGGCATCGACAGAAGAAAAACACAATTATGTAAAGAAGAACCGACACTTACATAGACACAACTCCATGATTGAGAACTTGAGAATGACTTCATAAAGTATTAATAGCATTTAGAGCCATCTCAAATGAATGGATGGTTCCGCTTCCAACCCAAATCGTCAATAGCCTCTTCCCAACAAAAACCCCAAATGGTGATTCAAGATTTCAGTTTATCGAGCACCATTGTCTTTCTCTACTTGAGCGTTGTTCTTCCGTTAAACAACTCTCTCAGATTCACGCTCGTCTCCATTTCTTTGGGCTTCACCTGGACTCATTTATCCTTTCAGAGCTGGTCCGCTTCTGTGCATTATCTCCGTCCAAATATTTCGCCTATGCCCGAATCCTTCTCTTTCGCTCTGAAATATCACGGCCTTCTTCATGGAACTTTCTCATCAGAGCCTACGCTTCCAGCCATTCACCCAGAGAGGCCATCTGGGTGTTCCGTGAAATGCGACTCCGGGGGATTAGACCGAACAATCACACCTACCCTTTTCTTTTCAAGGCTTGCACTACTATTACGGCGCTTAAAGAAGGGAAGCAGGCGCATGCGGATACCTTTAAGTTTGGTTTGGACGGCGATGTGTATGTTAACAACACTTTGATTCATTTTTATGGTTCTTGCAAGAAGATTTTGGATGCTCGGTATGTGTTCGATGAAATGCTCGAAAGAAGTGTTGTTTCTTGGAATTCAATTATAACTGCTTGTGTTGAGAATTTGTGGTTCAGTGCTGGGATTGAGTATTTTGTGAAAATGAGAAATAGTGGGTTTGAGCCGGACGAGACTACTATGGTAGTCCTGCTTTCTGCCTGTGCTGAGCTTGGGAACCTGAGCTTAGGCAAATGTGTTCATTCTCAAGTGATTGGAAGGGGGTTGGTTCTAAATTGCAAACTAGGTACATCCCTTGTTGACATGTACGCCAAGTCCGGGGCATTGTTTTTTGGCAAGTTACTGTTTGATAGGTTGAAAGAGAGAAACGTCTGGACTTGGAGTGCTATGATTTTAGGACTAGCCCAACATGGTTTTGCTGAAGAAGCTCTTGCCCTTTTCACAAAGATGATGAACTCCACCATATCTCCAAACTATGTCACTTTTCTCGGTGTCCTTTGTGCCTGTAGCCACGCCGGTCTCGTCCAAGATGGCTATCATTACTTTCACGAAATGGAGCATACTCATGGAATTAAACCAATGATAATACATTACGGTGCCATGGTTGATGTCTTAGGCCGTGCTGGTCTTCTGATTGAGGCTTATACTTTCATAAAGAACATGCCTGTCGAGCCCGATCCCATTGTGTGGAGGACACTGCTCAGTGCATGCACCACACATGGTGTCAACGACGAGGAAGGTGTGGGAGATAAAGTAAGGAAGAGGTTGCTTGAATTAGAGCCCAAAAGATGTGGGAACCTTGTGATGGTGGCAAATATGTACGCTGAAGTTGGGATGTGGAATGAAGCAGCTGATGTGAGAAGGGTTATGAGAATTGGGGGGATGAAAAAGTTTCCTGGGGAGAGTTGTATCGAGTTGGGTGGATCAATTCGTAGATTCATCTCTGGCTATGATTTGGAAGCTAACCATGACAATATCTACCAGCTACTTGATGTACTAAACTTGCACATGAAGATGATCAGCTTATAACCAAGTTTTTTCTgcaatttttaattttcttattttaaatGTGGAAGCTTGGAATGGAACAAATGGTTATTTTACAAGACATAATTTTCTTGACTAGAATTAGTTTGGTATGATGGATGATGTtagcatttttataatttaactCAACTAGAAGAAGGTGACTCAAATAAGACTTAACAACCGGAAAGTAATTCTGATTAGTTCAATGACAGAGTGAAAGATTACAAAAGAAAGAGTCGAAGAAACTCGTATGAACAAACACTATATAGCTCTTACAAAAATGTTAAAGGATTATTTGCTTAGCCATCCAAAATAATAATTGGCACAGGAAAAGTCTCGATTTCTACATCGACAAATAAAACTCATATGAACAATCACTAAAGATAGCTATTACAAAAATGCGAAGTATTATTTGCTTAGTCAAATAAAACAATAATTGACAGAGGAAAAGTCTCAATTTCTACATCGAAAAATACCTTGTACTAAGACAAACCTTTACATTTTCAGATTCACTAATATATCTAGAACAGATGTGTAAGTACCGATTATGGTAACAGCAACCCCCATTAATATTGTAATCGCTACAAGAACCATTTCACTATTAAATGTCCGGTAAATACCAGAAATCTTCAAGTAGCATAAACAGGGAATAATGATAGAAGCTGTCACACTCAAAAATGCTCCGACTAATGACATGAGGGACGCGAAAAATGGCACAAGAAGGGCTACTATGACACTGCTGATCACCAAAGCGATGCCAATAATTAGACCAAAGAATCTTTTGTTGAGGAAACATGGAAAGCCATTTTTGACTGCATCAATTATAGGTGTCACCATTAGAGCATATTTGGCAATGGGATTCACCAAAGTTGTGTATATGGCTATCCTTGAGCTGAGTTTCCCTGTTGGAAGATCCAAAGTGATCTGTGATTGTACTCCTGACCCGAACATTAAGTACCCAAATACTGCCATGGAAGCATAACCAACCGTGCATATAACAAAACAGAGAATCAAGACCTGCATTAACCAGACCAACAACAGCTTTAGCTTATTAGAAGCACAATAGGGTAAATATTGCACAAATATCATTTTCTGGTCATTTCATCAAAATGACACTGAAAATTGATAAACCATTACAAGATAAAGGTGGGATTTAGGACAAAAGGACTTGGCTAAAAAATGAAAACCAGAATGGCTTACATTTTAAATTGAATTCTATAAAAACAAGGCGTTTGCTTACATTAGAGAACTGGTGTTTGTTCTTCATGGAAGTATAGAGAGATGGGAAAACTGGATGAGCACAATAACAGAAGGCGTACAAGCTCATAGCAGTAGGGATTCCATTCCAATTAATCAGTGTTCCCTCTTGATGAAACCCGACTCCATCGAACGCGCCAGTCCACACAATGGAGAAGAGGATGATAGCAGAGGCTAGCACCCCACTCGCCGAGACATAAGAAAGAAGACTCAAATTTTCTAACCATACAGTTGGTAAGATAACAAGAGCAACAATCAGtacaaaagactgtttcccaccaATTGTTAACCCTGCTATTTCAAAACCATCTCCAGGAAAGAGGTTGTACAAGTTATCACCTTCTAGAATTAAGAAACCTGCAGAAACTAAGTAGAGCTCAGTGAACATAACAATGGAGACTATCATTCTTCCTTTGTCTCCAAATGCTCTCTCTCCAATGTCAGGGTAAGTTCTGATATCGGAATCAAATTCCATACATCTTTTAATCAACAAGCCCGAGTAGAGGGCTGCCGTAGCTATAGTAAAGAACAGTATCAAGCTTAACCATCCTCCAGTTGCTAGTGCATATGGGATTGAGAGTATTCCAACTCCTGAAAACCAAAGACATGATGGTATTTAGCATCAACAGAAGCTTAATTAGCAACATTGAGAGATTTATGAAATTAATGAGAAATGTGGTTACAAATAAAATCCAAGAAAGCCATTCATGATTGTTCCACTAAATTTGTCAGCTCTAATAGTGAAAATGACAAGAAATCAGTTGAATCTTGAAAATGAAATTGAAATCTACGCTTACTATTAAAAAAAagtgaagaataaaaaaaaaaaagtaaatctAGGTAGAAAGTGGAACCTGATAAAGCATTTAATCCATTGAAACAGGTtttgaagaaagaggtggagctTGTTGTAGTGGCCTGAGGATGGTTAGACTCAACTTCTTCTAGCTTGCTACTTAGTCCATTATGCTTATCTTCAGACATAAGAGGCAAGGTCAAGGAAAATCCATCTCTGTGGTCGGCCTCCATGTTTAGGGTCGACACAGAGAAAGAAGAGATGCAATTCAAAAGAAGTACTTTCAGATAAGAGCTGAGAATATATTTGTAGAGAGCAGAGAGAGGTCTAGAAGTTGTAAGTGTTCATAGTTCAGAACTGAAGAGAAGAGAGGCTAAAATTGTAAAGAGACCTctggtatatataaaaaaataataatatagtgTTTGTTTGTGGGTGGGACTTGGGAGGTGTTGAAAACACCATTTCTAAAGAAGAATTGCTAAGGGGGATTATTGGTACCTAACATCACACTTaaagctgtaaatgtgggccgggtCCTGGCCCGGTTCATATTTTCGTGCCTCCGATCAATTTGGGCCGGGCTGGGCCCGACCCGTATTTAATTCGTGCTTGGTCGGGCTgacccatttttgaaagagtagggccagcacggcccatgggcccgACCACGTCGTGCCGTGCTCGTACCGTGTCGGCCCGGCCCACTTTATTATTGCAAAAAAATGTGAGGAtagagaattgaaccctccacttcctctttaaccatcaatggacttattaccaaaccaaatacatttctttgtttaaattataattttagatatttttatatactttttaacaatattttacacaaaattattgtaatgccccggattccctattatggttaatggctggattagtaggccgggagggccata
It encodes the following:
- the LOC133817988 gene encoding amino acid transporter AVT1I-like, with product MEADHRDGFSLTLPLMSEDKHNGLSSKLEEVESNHPQATTTSSTSFFKTCFNGLNALSGVGILSIPYALATGGWLSLILFFTIATAALYSGLLIKRCMEFDSDIRTYPDIGERAFGDKGRMIVSIVMFTELYLVSAGFLILEGDNLYNLFPGDGFEIAGLTIGGKQSFVLIVALVILPTVWLENLSLLSYVSASGVLASAIILFSIVWTGAFDGVGFHQEGTLINWNGIPTAMSLYAFCYCAHPVFPSLYTSMKNKHQFSNVLILCFVICTVGYASMAVFGYLMFGSGVQSQITLDLPTGKLSSRIAIYTTLVNPIAKYALMVTPIIDAVKNGFPCFLNKRFFGLIIGIALVISSVIVALLVPFFASLMSLVGAFLSVTASIIIPCLCYLKISGIYRTFNSEMVLVAITILMGVAVTIIGTYTSVLDILVNLKM